TTTGGAGGTGATTGATATTGATGCTGCGGGGATTGAGCCGGAGCTTCGCACTCGTTACGACCTGGAAGTGCCTGTTTTGGCACTGCAGGGGAAACCTCTGCCACGGGTCTCTCCTCGCCTAAGCGGAGAGGGACTGTTCAATTGGTTGCAACGGCTCTGCTCCACCATCGCCGTATCGGACTAGAACGGCCTCAGCTTTAGGGGCTGGTGATGACGCAGATGCTCCATTCGCTGCTGAACGCAGTACGGCTGCCAGTGCCGTCTGAGCTGCCCAACCCAGCGGTCACGTCCATCACGTGTGATTCCCGCAGTGTCGGCAAGGGCTGCGTCTTCATCGGTCTTCCCGGTGAACGGGTGGATGGGGGCTGTTTCTGGCCAGAGGCTCTGAAGGCCGGCGCTGTGGCCGCGCTGATCGGTGAGCAAGCAGCGCAGTCGCTTCCGCCCTCCTCTCAGGATCCTGTTTTGGTGATCCCTGAGCCGGTGTCCCATTGGGCGGGAGAGCTGGCTGCCGCGTTCTGGCAGCAGCCCTCTTCGCGCATGCAGTTGATTGGTGTGACTGGCACCAATGGCAAAACCACCACAACCCATTTGATTGAACACCTCAGCCTGGAGTGCGGTCGCTCTTCGGCCCTGTTCGGAACGCTGGTCAACCGATGGCCCGGCCAAAGCCTGACGTCCACCCACACCACTGCGGTTGCGGATCGGCTGCAGGCCCAGCTCGCTGAAGCGTTGAATCAGGGCACACAGGTGGCGGCCATGGAGGTCAGTTCCCATGCTCTGGATCAGCAACGGGTCGCCGGTTGTCGTTTCTCCTCCGCTGTGTTTACCAACCTCACGCAGGATCATCTCGACTACCACGCATCCATGGAGGCCTATTTCGAAGCGAAAGCGCGCCTGTTTGCCGATCCCTTTTTGATTGGTGAAGGCCCCCGAGCGGTGGTGAATGTTGACGATGCTTGGGGACGTCGACTGGCTGATCGCCTTGGTGATCGTTGTTGGCGCTGCAGTGTCGACGAGGCTGCCGATCTCAGCATGCGTGATCTCGTGATGACATCGAACGGCGTAGAGGGAATGCTGCTCACTCCCCGAGGCGAAGGGCGTTTCCATTCGCCTTTGGTGGGTCGCTTCAATCTGATGAATGTGATTCAGGCCGTCGGCTCGCTGCTCCAGCAGGACTTACCACTGCCCCTGTTGTTGGAGGCCCTTCCGAAATTCCGAGGTGTGCCA
This genomic window from Synechococcus sp. MIT S9220 contains:
- a CDS encoding UDP-N-acetylmuramoyl-L-alanyl-D-glutamate--2,6-diaminopimelate ligase, coding for MTQMLHSLLNAVRLPVPSELPNPAVTSITCDSRSVGKGCVFIGLPGERVDGGCFWPEALKAGAVAALIGEQAAQSLPPSSQDPVLVIPEPVSHWAGELAAAFWQQPSSRMQLIGVTGTNGKTTTTHLIEHLSLECGRSSALFGTLVNRWPGQSLTSTHTTAVADRLQAQLAEALNQGTQVAAMEVSSHALDQQRVAGCRFSSAVFTNLTQDHLDYHASMEAYFEAKARLFADPFLIGEGPRAVVNVDDAWGRRLADRLGDRCWRCSVDEAADLSMRDLVMTSNGVEGMLLTPRGEGRFHSPLVGRFNLMNVIQAVGSLLQQDLPLPLLLEALPKFRGVPGRMERVLPSSPSTDQLPAVVVDYAHTPDGLRSALQASRPFVDGRLVCVFGCGGDRDRGKRPQMASIAAELADRVVVTSDNPRTEDRKRILDDVVAGLPSGIDYQVQADRAIAIAQAIAQARPGDLVLIAGKGHEDYQIVGTEKLHFDDREEAEKALHSWS
- a CDS encoding glutaredoxin family protein, translated to MIQSPIEPLQLTLFSRQGCCLCEGLEQRLQDLDLSRLQPPLSLEVIDIDAAGIEPELRTRYDLEVPVLALQGKPLPRVSPRLSGEGLFNWLQRLCSTIAVSD